The sequence below is a genomic window from Lepus europaeus isolate LE1 chromosome 9, mLepTim1.pri, whole genome shotgun sequence.
tgctgcctattataccagcatcccatatgggcgccagttcttgtcctggctgctccacttccaatccatctccttgctgatggcctgagaaaagcagcagaagatggtccaagtgtttgggtccctggcaacccagatgaagctactaacattggcctggctaagccctggccatggtagccatctggggagtgaaccagtggatgagagatctgtctctctctctctctctctcccccctccctcactATTCTCCCACTCTGTATAATGCtgactttaaattaaataaataatttttttaaaaaaaatctcatttagtCAGGGTATGTGATTCTTTCTAGACACTACTGGATTTGATTTGCTGCTATTTGTTGAAgatgtaactttctattttcaTGAGGAATGTTGGTCTGTGGTCTTCCATTCCTGGATTATCTTTGGGTGGTTTAGAGATTAGGGGAATACCAAGCACATAAAATGAGGTCTTTCCTCTGCCTCCATTTTCTGGAAGGAAGTGTGCTTAGTATTATTTTCCTCAAATGTTTGGTAGAGTTCACTTGTGAAACTCTCTGGGCCTGTTGCTTTTTTAATTGCTGATTGTTTCCTTAAATACAGGTCTTTTATTTCTCCTTGTATGAGTTGTGGTAGTTTGTGTTTTGCAatgaatttgtccatttcatctaagtTAATAAACtacctttttaatatttattggatTGGTAGTTGtattcctctttcatttctgatactGATATTGTGTTCAGTcgttaatttcattcttttttttttttttttttttaaagaaccagaTTTTGGATTCACTGATACtctctgttttcccttttttattttcactGATTTCTGTTCTGGTTTCTATTCCTCTGCTTATTCTTTTCTCtagttttctaaggagaaagaatGGTGCCTTTACTGAGTTCAGGTCTTTTCTAAATGTGCAATCAAAGCTTGGAATTTTCTTGTGAGCCCTGCTTTGCtacatcccacaaattttgatgttacattttcatttacttaaaaatgtttttttaaacttctttgatgggttattttaaaagtagactAAAAACTTCCAGATGTTTGGATTTCCCACCTATCTTTGTGTTAATGATTTCTAGTATAATTCTGTTGTAGTGTGAGGACACATTTTACaagattttcattcttttaaatttgttaaggTATATTTTATGTCTCAGAAATGTGGTCTGTCTTGTTGAATGTTCCAGGCAAGCTTGAATAGACTGTGCATTTACTCTTGCTAAATAATCTCATTTAGATTGTTGATTAACAGTGTTGTTAACAGATCGTAGTGATTTTCTGCCAGCTGAGTTTAATTCCCTAAATGTAGCAGGAGAATCATCTCTTTCTTCATTCCATTCTGCCAGTTTTCACCTCATTTATTTGGACCTTCTCATTAAATGTATGCATGTTTACAATTGTTACATCTTCTGTATATTATATTGATGTTATTGTCAAAAAGTAGTTAAAACCAGTTTAGTTTACAGATCTTCATTGGCTTTTAGAATCTatgctctggccggcgccgtggctcaacaggctaatcctccgccttgcggcgccggcacaccgggttctagtccctgtcggggcaccgatcctgtcccggttgcccctcttccaggccagctctctgctgtggccagggtgtgcagtggaggatggcccaagtgtttgggctctgcaccccatgggagaccaggagaagcacctggctcctgccatcggaacagcgcggtgcgccggccgcagcgcgctaccgcggcggccattagagggtgaaccaacggcaagggaagacctttctctctgtcactctctcactgtccactctgcctgtaaaaaataaaaaaataaaaataaaaaaaataaaaaaaagaatctatgctCTGATCTGATAGACTGAGCAAAggaggttaatttttttttaagattgtatttattcatttgagaggcagagttacagacataaagaaaaagagacagagaaaggttttctgtctgctggttcactgctgaaatggctgcagtggccggagctgagccaatctgaagccaggagcttctttcttttttcctttttttttttttttttttttttaaacaggcagagttagacagtgagagagagagagacagaaagatcttctttccattggttcaccccccaaatggctgctatggctggcgcgctgcactgatctaaagccaggagccaggtgcttcctcctgatttcccatgcgggtgcagggcccaagcacttgggccatcctccattgccttcctgggccacagcagagagctggactggaagaggagcaaccgggacagaactggcgccctgttcgggactagaacccggagtgccgccgtcacaggtggaggattagcctagtgagctgcggcgctggagccaggagtatctttcggatctctcatgtgagtggagggcccaagcacttggggcatcttccactgctttcccaggccataagcagagagctgggattgaAGGAGCAgacgggacacaaactggcattccTATGAAATGTGGCACCacagccagaggcttagcctactatgccacaatgccagcccccaggaggTTGGTTTTATAAACTGGAAAGAGCTAAGGAAAGCAGAAACAACAAAAGGCAAATTTTTGTTTCAAACTTACTTTTCTTGTAAAAGTTAAGGCAAAGAGGCCTTCCTTATAAATAAAACCAGATTTTGAGGGATTAGCTTTAGGGgattataaatgtaatttttcccTTTGAAGGCCTGAGAATTTTAGGTTATAAATCAATGGACcgggggccagcattttggtgtagtgggtaaatgtCAGCATCCCTGGCTTTGTCttgacctagccccagctgttgcgatTCTGGGGCGTGAATCAGAGGgtagaaggtatctctctctgtaactctgactttcaggtaaataaataaatatttttttaaaaaactgaccttagattaataagaaaaataacaaattttattaGTGTGCCTAAACACAGGAGGCATACACATACAGAATGAAATGCAAAGCAGAGCCAGACAATTGAAGCTTACACAGAGCCCATACAAAGGGGTGGGGTTTGTCTTCTTTGCAGGCTGTGGAAGCAGAAGCCCAGGTGTGTGAGAGGGGCTAAAGGACAAGATTGGGAATTTCATGCAGTTGAATGAGGGAAGAAGCACAGACACACCCCTTGGAAGTCGACCAGCATTTGTACACCTAAAGTCTTGCCCTTGCCAGATCACCTTATTAGCTGGATCCCAACCCTCCCCTGGGGCAGCTTAGGGGACTCTTCCCtgccctgtgtatgtgtgtgcgggAGGGGGGCTGCTTTTTGGGCCAACACCACCATGTCTGATAAAGTCCTGGGGGAATTTCATTAACTGTGCCTCTGCCAGCAGCATCGCgcggaagagggagggaggaggagaaacagatggTCCACATCTAGGAAACTGCAGGCTGAGTGCAGACTGGGCTCTAGGTTATTTGCTAAGATGCCTGCCTGGCCCAACGGGTGTGTTCTTAAACTTTGCTACCTTGCTGACTGCTGCTCTGGCTCATATCTGAAATTCTTGTATGAAGACAAGGACCACTGATGCATCTCTGGTGACAGAAGGCTGGGGACAGGAGAAGCACAGGGAGCAGGACCTGGCTTGTATTGCAGGGGAAGttgttcccaccctccctccccatcccccagcaGCCAAGTAGTCAGGGATCTCTTCCTGGGAAAAGATCTTTCCTAGGCAGAAATGGAGATAACAGCAAGCTGTTGGCATTTGCTCACTTTTTACTTCTCTGAGTTAGACTGcctttataaatgtaattttctttACCAGGGGCAGGCTTTCAGAGCCATTCCTGTGTCAGCAATTTCTCAGAATAACCAAATAACAGCACTTAAAAGAAAATCCTACAAAATAGAATTGAGTGATACATTTAGAGGTGGTATTTGTCttatcagttaagatgcctgcatcctatattgcagTCCTAGCTCTGCTGCCCATTCTAGCTTCTGATAATGTGCACATCATGGGAAGCAACCACTGGAGGCTGCTGTTGCAGGTCACAGGTAGCGAAAGAATTCAGCAGAACAGATAGAGTAAGCAGGGCTAGATTCATTGAACACATTCACTGCAGGGAAGCAACAGCCAAGCGGAACAAGTAGGGGCTGACTATGACTACTGCTGCAACACAGACTGTAATCTGAGGGTATTCTGTTGTAGGGGTCTCTTCTTAGAGTGGCTACTGCCATAAGCTTGCAAGGGAGCAGTGAGCAGGACAACCAAAGGCTGTCCATTGTGATACTGATTACAAGCCAAGAAGCGTACTTGTAGCTGGAGTATTATCCTGTTTGAGTTTCCTGTGGCCCAAGAGGTATTCGTAAGTAGGTGGGTAGATTGTCATTCCAGCTGAGCTTCGGAGAGTCCTTGATGGCAGAGGCCCCATGTGCACGGAGAATGGCACAGATGGAGCCAAAGATGCAGGCCACAGGAGGACACAGTGAGATAGCTTTGCTTCCTGTTGGACTTGCACAGTGAATAGCCATAGGAGGGTCcgttttgtaaaaataaaaagatgcttaataatttttccatatttaaagCATTCTTGAAGCACTGGTCATTatctctagcttttttttttttttaaatgtttatttttatttacatgaaaagcagagcaacgttcacttcccaaatgcctacaatagccacggctggaccaggaactccatttgggtctgcaTGTACATGATAGGGGTCTgagtactggggccatcctctgctgcttcccagggagtgcattagtaggaacctggatcagaagcagaggcaggactggaccCTGAGTTCTCTGATAAAGGATGTGAGCCtcccaagcagaggcttcacCCCTGTACCCCAGGGCTCGCCATTCCCTTTGGCTGTTAATTGGTCTGATTCTTCAGATTCTTCACGGCACtgatttttgcttttgattttatcAATTGTGTCGCTTTTAAAGGCTTCCTGGAGCCTATTTATCTTGCAAGATTCTCAGTTTCACTTAGCAACTCACCATTTGCATTGCGTTGTTGGATTAACTGTGAGAGACTATTAGAACCTGGTGTTAATTACTAATTAGGCAAGGAGTAGTGGAGGGGAATAATTGTACTGGTGGGTAGTTCATTAATGGGCGCTTTTCTACAGTGACAGTTTGTTTCCCCAGTCAACTTTGTATCCTAGATAATGagtcttcatggaaaatggactctAATTCAAACCTTACTGTTTCATATACAATTTAAAAGATAAGATCATCTGTTCTCAATGTAGAAGTAGTAAGGGTAGCTGATGTTGTATGGCTGTGGGGCAGGGGTACTGCCTGCTGCTGAGGACAAACTGACCATTTAGTAATGGCTGCTGTAGTTCTACTTCCCGCTAGGGAGACCTTTGCATTGAGAGGCCAAATAATTTGCTCAAAATAATATTGTTAACTCATAAAATTGCATTATATTGCcttgctggaaaaaaaaagttttaggtgTCTGGAGAAGACTGATATACTGTAATCCCACAGTGATGCCAAATTAGACCCACTGTATACCCTTTATACTCCCCACCTTTGATTCAGGGGGAAAAGAGGCCAACTCTTCTGACCAATTGGAGACACGATTTATACCTTTCCATAACTTAGTCCAAAGGTATTACACAGCAAAGGGAACCAACATCCAGTCATCATCAGACCCTGATATTTGTAATAATAGCCAGCACCTGTGTGGTGCTCCGTGGTTTGCAAAAGCACCTTTAGGTCAGCAGGTTCATTCTTGTAACTGTGAAGTCATCCTCATTTTCCTGGTGGGCTTGGAGTCTGAAAATGAATTCTGTGGGATTATGTTTCCAAAACAGAAGAATCCAGCTTTTTTCTCTCCAGGTTTATTCTCTTTGTAGAATAATAGAAACATCCCTTTTGTAGTTACAAGATAGCCTCAAAACAGCGCCCTCTGTGATTCCCGGTCTGGTTACTTTATCATGTTTAAATGATGTGTTTCAATTAAATCTTACTGTTACGGTTTTGAAGCTGTGTACTGTGATTAATTTCTGTGGATTGGGTAAGTAAGAAATTAAGAGTCTTTTTCTTCCTGATAGTTAATGGTCAGTTGGTTTAAAATGGAAACCTATGTATAATCTGGTATTTTTTAATCTAGGCTCTAGACGCTGAAGTCTGTCACCATCCTTCAAAATGCAATGGAACGTACCACGGACTATATCTCGACTGGCACACAGGACGTGCCTGGAACCACAGAAAGCTGGTCTCTTGGGACACTGTCAAGCCATAAAGGGACCATTAATCTTGTCTAATGCTGAATCCAAAGTGGTTTTGGCACAAGGCCCTCAAAAACAGTGGCTGCACTTACCTGCTACCCAGTGTGTTGCAAAACAGAGGAAGCCTTTGGCTGCTCATCACCCCCAACCCGGGACCCTGCACCATAAACCATGGGAGCAAGCCACTCTATTCCAGAGGGCTTTATCATCCAAGGCCACAGCTCAAGGAGCTTCttcggaaaaaaaggaagagtctGATCCTTTACAAGACAAATCCATTAGTCTTTATCAGCGATTTAAGAGAACATTTAGACAATATGGGAAAGTCTTGATTCCAGTGCATCTAATAACTTCTGGTGTGTGGtttggaacattttattatgcAGCCATCAAGTAAGTTTTCGCTTGGTTGGCCCTCTTTCCTTGTTTTCTCACAATGTTAACCTTGTTAATTGTACTAATGGTAGccttaaatagtttttaaaatgcttgaaTGTCTGATTGGCAGAAAATGACTACTCTTCATAGCTGTTTTTCACATTTTGGGAATATTCACTAACGTTTGCTTACTGTGTGCAGCAGGCATTTTGCTAAATTTTTAACCTGTATCAACTCATTTCATCCTCAGGGCTACCATATGAAGTCAGAAGTAACAGTTCTTCTCACTTTATCAATGAGAAAACAGATTAGGCAAGGAGAAGTAAAATAACTCAGCTGGTAAGAGGTGGAGTCTGGACCAAAGCCCAGTTAGGTTTGTTTGATCTCACGGCCCTTGCTTTTCATTGCTGTGCTGCTCTCAGCCAGCGTTCAGGAGAGCCTGGAGATAAAATAGCAGGTTTCAGAAACTTGGCAGCACCATGGGTCCTCTACTTATGTGTTTCCTAGGGTgtttataaatgtaaaaaaaagacaactgttTTGCTGGCTGAATGCTTTTGGTgggaaattcttaaaatatttggcGACAGGCCACTGTCAGTTGTAGACACATACCGATTGCAGGTGTATGCTGTGATGTCACTTCCTCCAGCTGATTTTATGACCTTTTTTTCTAAACTGTGTGTGGCTGAGCCTGGACTCTGTTGTAGGGCAGAATTTCTAAACGCATCCTTGTTAAATACTGTTCCTTTGAAGCTGAGTTGCAGTGTCACTGCTGTAGCAGCAGGAGGACCAGTGATTCTGCCATGAggaaggccaaatgcctgctctgcaCAGCTTGGCCTGGTGCAGCAGAGCTTGGGCGGCAGCCTCAGGCTGCAGCATTGGGTCAGTGGcttattttctttaagaattgTGCCTTTCTTTCCAGGAGATCCTGTATCTGTGCTTTGTGGAATTCTTTGTTTATTAATGACATCTTCCGGGCATGTTTAGTATTTATAGAAGTCTTCAAAATTGTCCTTAATTTTTGACAGAACAAAAAACATTCTTgaataaaaattattagaaatttaGTCCTGCTATTTAATGAATGGCTTTGTACATATTAGACTTCCTTTCTGAGCCATTAAGGATTCCTGTAATTCAGTCTTGTGGAAGTGACTTGAGTAATCCCTGTTTCTTCTGCTCTCCTTATGTTGCCTTTAATATGCCTTCAGCATCCTGGCCTTAGAAggataaatctgtttttaattaatttgaatatGAGAGTCTCATTTGGgctacctttaaaaaagaaaaaaaaaaaaatgaaaatgtgacagagagagagaaagagagagaatcttccatctgctggttcacaccccagatagccacaacagacagttctgggccaggccaaagccaggagcccagaactccacccacaTTTCCCatctggggagcaggggcccaaatacttggccgtcattcactgcttttccaggagtaccagcaaggagctggaaaggAATTGGAGTAGACTGGATTTGAACTGACAATTGtttgccagcatcacatacaaCAACTTAatgcactgtaccacaatgctggccccttaatttgACTATTAAAAAGAATGTTTGTGTTCCTTTTACTTTCCCTTGCCTTCTTTGGTGAAGGAGTTATGCAACTAAAAAAGAAGATGCAGAGTGACCCAGTGATAGAGGTGACAGTGTGCTCTTGGCACCTGACCTGGATGGTGGCTGCCCTCTGCTGTGATGTGCAGCTTTCTTAGTTTTACCCTCCCCCGCTTTTTTTCTGCACAGTGCTTGTGGCTGAATCCAGTGGAAGACTGCACTTTAAAC
It includes:
- the FAM210A gene encoding protein FAM210A, giving the protein MQWNVPRTISRLAHRTCLEPQKAGLLGHCQAIKGPLILSNAESKVVLAQGPQKQWLHLPATQCVAKQRKPLAAHHPQPGTLHHKPWEQATLFQRALSSKATAQGASSEKKEESDPLQDKSISLYQRFKRTFRQYGKVLIPVHLITSGVWFGTFYYAAIKGVNVIPFLELIGLPDSIVNILKNSQSGNVLTAYAMFKIATPARYTVTLGGTSFTVKYLRSRGYMSTPPPVKEYLQDRMEETKELLSEKMEETKDRLTEKLQETKEKVSFKKKVE